ACAGCGCTTCACGCCGCGGAACGGATTACGCGGCGCTGTAGGGACGGGCTGCGCAGAATTCGGTGTGGAGGTATCCACCTGCGGCTCGTTCAGCAGATCGCTCGGACGTACAAGCGTGATATCGGAAGGCAAGGTCGGCAGCATTTGCTGCAGGACGCGAACGGTAGACGGGTGCGGGTGACCGATGGCAATGGCCGAGCCATTACGGCGGGCCAGCTGTACCGCGCGATTAAACTGCATGCGGATATCAGCTTCGTTCTGGGTATCATCCAGGAACACCTTACGCTTAATCACCTTTACGCCCGTTCCCTGAGCGGCGCGCATCGCCTGGCTGTTGCCGATGGTCATGCTGTCGAGGAAGTAGAGGTTATAACGCTCCAGCGCCTGCATCACTTTGAGCATCCCGTACAGGCTGGAGGTCATCGCGCTGCCCATGTGATTGTTCAGACCAACGGCATACGGCACTTTGTTGTAGGCGTCGCGGATGATGCGCTCGATCTCCTCGCTGCTCATATCCGGGCGGAGGGTATCTTTTTCCAGCGGCTGCTTGCTGAGCGGTGCCATGGGCAGGTGGATGAGAACCTGATGACCGCTGCTGTGGGCTTTGGTCGCCATCTCACGTGCGTGAGGGGCATTCGGAAGGACGGCGACGGAGATGGCCGACGGCATCGCCAGCACCTGATTTTCATAGTGTGGACGATAACCGAAGTCATCAATCACGATAGCGAGTTTACCTGCGTATACCGGTGCAGCCAGCGCCAGCGCGCTGACGACGGAGAAAACGATTCGACGAAATTGAAGCAAAACTTATCTTCCCAACCACGGCTGTGGATTGACCGCCTGACCCTGACGACGAATTTCGAAATAGAGTGACGGGCGGCCCTGACCGCCACTGCTGCCCACAAGGGCGATGGGTTGGCCGGCGCGCACCTGTGTGCCGACGCTGACCAGCGCGCTCTGGTTGTAGCCGTAAAGACTCATATCACCTTTACCGTGTTCGACCACCACCACCAGTCCGTAACCCTGCAGCCAGTCGGCCAGAATCACGCGGCCATCGGCGATGGCTTTCACTTCGCTACCTTCAGACGCACCGATAACGATCCCTTTCCAACGTAGCTCACCCTGCAGCTGTTCGCCATAGCGATGCAGAATTGAACCACGAACGGGCCAGAAAGCCTGGCCGCGAGGCGAGCCTAAACCGCCGGTACGCGACATCAGGGAACGTTCGCTCTCGCTTGGCTTGTAGGTGGTCCCTTTGCGGGACGCTTCCTGCTGCTTGTCGCGAACGGCCTGCGCCTCGCGCGCCTCTTTTTCGGCGCGCGCTTTCGCCGCCGCTTCCGCCCGGGCGATGCTGTTACGCAGTTTTGATTCGTTGGCGCGCATTTCGCTCAGCTGGCTTTGACCTTCCTGAATGGAGGATTCAAGGCCGGAAAGGGTTTTCTTACGCTCGTTGCGAGCCTGCTCCAGCTTCGCCTGCTGGGCCTGCTGATCGTAGAGCAGCGTCTGCTGCTGGCTCTGCTTCTCTTCCAGCTCGGCTTTTTGCGTGGAGACCTCTTCGCGCGTCTGCTTCAGCTGCGCGATCGTCTCCTGACGCGCCTGGTTGAGATAGCCAAAGTAGGCCTGCAGGCGTTGGCCGCGCTGGCTCTCTTCGCCGCTGAGGATCAGCTGGAGTCCGGTATGTTCACCCTGGCGGAATGCGGCATCAAGCTGTGCGGCAAGATTGCGCTCCTGCGCATCGCGCTGGCGCTCCAGTTTGGCAATTGACGCGTTCATCTCGTCGATCTGTTTATTCAACTGGGCGAGGGTGTTTTGCGTTTCACGGAGTTTACGCGTGGCGGCGGAGATCGCCTCTTCCTGCTGCTTGAGCTGGGCGAGCAGGGTGGAGCGCTGCTGCTGCTGCTGGCGCACCGCACGCTCTTTGGCGGCGATATCGGCCTGAATAGATTTCAGCTGGTCGCGGTCATCCGCATGGGCGGATGCGGCGCACAGCAATACGCCAGCGCTGAGTGCGCTGGCGTAAAACAGAGGTCTGACTGATAACCTAAGCGGCTTCACGACCCATGTGATTGAAAAAATCGCCTTTCCCCTCATGGGGAGCGATTATTCCACGATGAACAGCGGCTTACCAGTCATCTCTTCAGGGATCGGCATCCCCATCAGCGACAACATGGTTGGCGCGATGTCAGAAAGCTTGCCGCCTTCCACTGCTTTCAGTGACTTATCACCCACATAAATCAGCGGAACAGGCAGGTTGGTATGGGCCGTGTGCGCCTGGCCGGTCGCCGGGTCGCGCATCTGTTCAGCGTTACCGTGATCCGCGGTGATCAGCAGCTGGCCGCCAACGGATTCAACCGCTTTCGCAACCTGCTCAACGCAGTGGTCCAGCGCTTCAACCGCTTTCACTGCCGCTTCCATCACCCCGGTATGACCGACCATGTCACCGTTCGGGTAGTTACAGATGATGGTGTCGTACTTACCGCTCTTGATGGCCGCAACCAGTTTTTCAGTCAATTCTGCCGAGCTCATCTCTGGCTGCAGATCGTAGGTGGCCACTTTCGGGGAGTTGATCAGAATGCGGTCTTCGCCTTTGAACGGCTCTTCAACGCCGCCGTTAAAGAAGAAGGTGACGTGCGCGTACTTCTCGGTTTCAGAGATACGCAGCTGCGTTTTGTCGTTCTTCGCCATCCACTCGCCGAAAGTATTGGCCAGCGAGGCGGGCGGATACGCGCATGGGGCCTTGATGTCTGCCGCGTATTCGGTCAACTGGATGAAGTCGAGTTTCACCACTTTCTTGCGGGCAAAACCGTCGAAGTCGCTGTTGACGAACGCACGGGTGATTTCGCGCGCGCGGTCTGCGCGGAAGTTCATGAAGATCAGCGCATCGCCGTCTTCCATCGCGGCATCAGCCTGGCCTTCAGCACGGATCACGGATGCTTTCACGAATTCGTCATTTTCATCACGTGCATAAGCCGCTTCCAGGGCCTCAACGGCGGTCGCGAACTGGAATTCACCTTTTGCCAGGGTCAGCAGGTCATAGGCCTGTTCAACGCGATCCCAGCGGTTGTCGCGGTCCATGGCGTAGTAACGGCCAATGATAGACGCCACGCGGCCTTTGCCCAGCGCGGCGAATTTGTCTTCAAAGGCTTTCAGGGAGCCTTCTGCACTGCGTGGTGGCGTGTCGCGACCGTCCAGGAAGGCGTGCAGATAGATTTTTTCCGCACCGCGTTCAGCGGCCAGCTCAACCATCGCCATGATGTGATCTTCGTGGCTGTGAACGCCGCCTGCAGAGAGCAGGCCCATGATGTGAACGGCCTTGCCAGCGGCAACGGCTTTATCAACCGCGCCAGACAGCGTTGGGTTGGAGAAGAAGGTGCGTTCTTTGATTTCAACATCCAGACGCGTCAGATCCTGATACACAATACGCCCGGCACCCAGGTTAACGTGACCGACTTCGGAGTTGCCCATCTGGCGGTCCGGCAGGCCCACTTCCAGGCCAGACGCGTCAATCAGCGTATGCGGACGTTTTGCCCACAGGGCATCCATGACCGGAGTTTTGGCGTTGAAAATAGCGTTATCCTGGCTGTCTTCACGGTAGCCATAGCCATCCAGAATCACCAGTACCATAGGTTTTTTAGAAACCGACATTGCGACAACCTCATGCTCAAGAGTCAAAATTTGCGTAATTTTACTACAGCTGAATCGATCAAATAGCCGCAGAAGATCAAAGAAAGCGCAGGGGCAAGGTGCTGACCAGACCATTTTGAGGCATTTTTTTAGGTGGCATGCCGCAGAAAATGGATTAGGTTAGGGTCGCTGGCTGTATTTGCCAGAACGCACAGGTATACTCCTGTCCTGGTTTTTTTTATCACTTAGTCGGGAGTAGTTACCCTCCATGCAAGAAATTATGCAATTCGTTAGCCGCCATCCGGTTCTGAGCATCGCGTGGATTGGCCTGCTGGCTGCTGTGCTGTTCACCACATTTAAGAGCCTGACGTCTAAGATTAAGGTTATCACCCGTGGTGAAGCGACGCGTCTGATTAACAAAGAAGATGCCGTCGTTGTCGATCTGCGTCAGCGTGACGATTTCCGCAAAGGTCACATTGCGGGCGCAATCAACCTGTTGCCAGCTGAAATCAAAGCGAACAACGTCGGTGAGCTTGAAAAACACAAAGCCCAGCCGATTATCGTTGTGGATGCGACCGGCATGCAGGCACAGGAATCTGCCAGCGCGCTTCATAAAGCAGGCTTCGAAAACGTAACGGTGCTGAAAGAAGGTATTTCCGGCTGGAGCGGGGAAAATCTTCCTTTGGTGCGCGGTAAATAAGGAGTTCAGTCATGGCCCATATTGAGATCTATACCAAAGCGACGTGCCCGTTCTGCCATCGTGCGAAAGCGCTGCTGAACAGCAAAGGCGTCACGTTCCAGGAACTGCCGATCGACGGTGACGCGATTAAACGCGAAGAGATGATCCAACGTAGTGGTCGTACGACGGTTCCACAGATTTTTATTGATGCGCAGCACATTGGCGGCTGTGATGACTTGTATGCGCTCGACGCCCGTGGTGGACTCGATCCGCTGCTGAGCTAAGAGACTTTAGGACAATTAAAAAGGGTATTTCCATGTCAGAACAAAACAACACCGAAATGACTTTCCAGATCCAGCGTATCTACACCAAGGATGTCTCTTTCGAAGCGCCAAATGCGCCACACGTTTTCCAGAAAGATTGGCAGCCAGAGGTTAAACTTGATCTGGATACCGCATCTACCCAACTGGCAGATGACGTGTATGAAGTCGTGCTGCGTGTGACCGTTACCGCGTCTCTGGGCGAAGAAACTGCATTCCTGTGTGAAGTACAGCAGGGCGGCATCTTCTCTATCGGCGGTATCGAAGGCAACCAGATGGCGCATTGCCTGGGTGCGTACTGCCCGAACATTCTGTTCCCGTATGCGCGTGAATGCATCACCAGCCTGGTTTCTCGCGGTACATTCCCGCAACTGAACCTTGCGCCAGTTAACTTTGATGCGCTGTTCATGAACTATCTGCAGCAGCAGGCTGGCGAAGGTGCTGAACAACATCAGGATGCCTGATGAGCACTGTTAATGCGTCAATGACTGTGATCGGTGCCGGCTCATACGGCACCGCTCTTGCCATTACCCTGGCAAGAAATGGTCACGACGTGGTCCTGTGGGGCCACGACCCAAAACATATCGCTACGCTGCAGCGCGATCGTTGCAACGTTGCGTTTCTCCCGGACGTTCCGTTCCCTGACTCCCTGCACCTCGAAAGCGACCTTGCGACCGCGCTGGCGGCCAGCCGCAACATTCTGATTGTGGTTCCGAGCCATGTATTTGGCGACGTACTGCGTCAGATTAAGCCGCTGATGCGCCCGGATGCGCGCATTGTCTGGGCGACAAAAGGACTGGAGGCCGAAACCGGACGCCTGCTGCAGGACGTTGCCCGCGAAGCGCTGGGTGATGAGATCCCGCTGGCGGTCATCTCCGGCCCGACCTTTGCCAAAGAGCTGGCCGCTGGCCTGCCGACGGCGATTTCGCTGGCTTCCACCGACCAGGCCTTCTCCGACGATCTCCAGCAATTGCTGCACTGCGGCAAGAGCTTCCGCGTCTACAGCAACCCCGATTTTATCGGCGTGCAGCTGGGCGGGGCGGTGAAGAACGTGATTGCGATTGGCGCCGGGATGTCAGACGGCATTGGTTTTGGTGCCAATGCGCGTACGGCGCTGATCACCCGCGGGCTGACCGAAATGTCCCGCCTGGGCGAAGCGCTGGGTGCCGATCCGGCCACCTTTATGGGGATGGCAGGCCTGGGCGACCTGGTGCTGACCTGTACCGACAACCAGTCTCGTAACCGCCGCTTTGGCATGATGCTCGGACAGGGCAGCGATGTAAAAGGCGCGCAGGAGAAGATTGGTCAGGTGGTTGAAGGCTACCGCAATACCAAAGAAGTCCGCGAGTTGGCACACCGTTTCGGTGTCGAAATGCCAATAACCGAGGAAATTTATCAGGTATTGTATTGCGGAAAAAATGCGCGCGAGGCAGCATTGACCTTATTAGGTCGTGCGCGCAAGGACGAGCGCAGCAGT
This region of Enterobacter pseudoroggenkampii genomic DNA includes:
- a CDS encoding divergent polysaccharide deacetylase family protein; translation: MLQFRRIVFSVVSALALAAPVYAGKLAIVIDDFGYRPHYENQVLAMPSAISVAVLPNAPHAREMATKAHSSGHQVLIHLPMAPLSKQPLEKDTLRPDMSSEEIERIIRDAYNKVPYAVGLNNHMGSAMTSSLYGMLKVMQALERYNLYFLDSMTIGNSQAMRAAQGTGVKVIKRKVFLDDTQNEADIRMQFNRAVQLARRNGSAIAIGHPHPSTVRVLQQMLPTLPSDITLVRPSDLLNEPQVDTSTPNSAQPVPTAPRNPFRGVKRCVPKQPLEPVYATRFFSVIGDSISNSTLVKYVQQQWQGWGKKA
- the envC gene encoding murein hydrolase activator EnvC, coding for MTWVVKPLRLSVRPLFYASALSAGVLLCAASAHADDRDQLKSIQADIAAKERAVRQQQQQRSTLLAQLKQQEEAISAATRKLRETQNTLAQLNKQIDEMNASIAKLERQRDAQERNLAAQLDAAFRQGEHTGLQLILSGEESQRGQRLQAYFGYLNQARQETIAQLKQTREEVSTQKAELEEKQSQQQTLLYDQQAQQAKLEQARNERKKTLSGLESSIQEGQSQLSEMRANESKLRNSIARAEAAAKARAEKEAREAQAVRDKQQEASRKGTTYKPSESERSLMSRTGGLGSPRGQAFWPVRGSILHRYGEQLQGELRWKGIVIGASEGSEVKAIADGRVILADWLQGYGLVVVVEHGKGDMSLYGYNQSALVSVGTQVRAGQPIALVGSSGGQGRPSLYFEIRRQGQAVNPQPWLGR
- the gpmM gene encoding 2,3-bisphosphoglycerate-independent phosphoglycerate mutase, whose translation is MSVSKKPMVLVILDGYGYREDSQDNAIFNAKTPVMDALWAKRPHTLIDASGLEVGLPDRQMGNSEVGHVNLGAGRIVYQDLTRLDVEIKERTFFSNPTLSGAVDKAVAAGKAVHIMGLLSAGGVHSHEDHIMAMVELAAERGAEKIYLHAFLDGRDTPPRSAEGSLKAFEDKFAALGKGRVASIIGRYYAMDRDNRWDRVEQAYDLLTLAKGEFQFATAVEALEAAYARDENDEFVKASVIRAEGQADAAMEDGDALIFMNFRADRAREITRAFVNSDFDGFARKKVVKLDFIQLTEYAADIKAPCAYPPASLANTFGEWMAKNDKTQLRISETEKYAHVTFFFNGGVEEPFKGEDRILINSPKVATYDLQPEMSSAELTEKLVAAIKSGKYDTIICNYPNGDMVGHTGVMEAAVKAVEALDHCVEQVAKAVESVGGQLLITADHGNAEQMRDPATGQAHTAHTNLPVPLIYVGDKSLKAVEGGKLSDIAPTMLSLMGMPIPEEMTGKPLFIVE
- a CDS encoding rhodanese-like domain-containing protein codes for the protein MQEIMQFVSRHPVLSIAWIGLLAAVLFTTFKSLTSKIKVITRGEATRLINKEDAVVVDLRQRDDFRKGHIAGAINLLPAEIKANNVGELEKHKAQPIIVVDATGMQAQESASALHKAGFENVTVLKEGISGWSGENLPLVRGK
- the grxC gene encoding glutaredoxin 3 — encoded protein: MAHIEIYTKATCPFCHRAKALLNSKGVTFQELPIDGDAIKREEMIQRSGRTTVPQIFIDAQHIGGCDDLYALDARGGLDPLLS
- the secB gene encoding protein-export chaperone SecB; the encoded protein is MSEQNNTEMTFQIQRIYTKDVSFEAPNAPHVFQKDWQPEVKLDLDTASTQLADDVYEVVLRVTVTASLGEETAFLCEVQQGGIFSIGGIEGNQMAHCLGAYCPNILFPYARECITSLVSRGTFPQLNLAPVNFDALFMNYLQQQAGEGAEQHQDA
- the gpsA gene encoding NAD(P)H-dependent glycerol-3-phosphate dehydrogenase, with protein sequence MSTVNASMTVIGAGSYGTALAITLARNGHDVVLWGHDPKHIATLQRDRCNVAFLPDVPFPDSLHLESDLATALAASRNILIVVPSHVFGDVLRQIKPLMRPDARIVWATKGLEAETGRLLQDVAREALGDEIPLAVISGPTFAKELAAGLPTAISLASTDQAFSDDLQQLLHCGKSFRVYSNPDFIGVQLGGAVKNVIAIGAGMSDGIGFGANARTALITRGLTEMSRLGEALGADPATFMGMAGLGDLVLTCTDNQSRNRRFGMMLGQGSDVKGAQEKIGQVVEGYRNTKEVRELAHRFGVEMPITEEIYQVLYCGKNAREAALTLLGRARKDERSSN